The Melopsittacus undulatus isolate bMelUnd1 chromosome 9, bMelUnd1.mat.Z, whole genome shotgun sequence genomic interval CTCAGCTGCTCACAGTCCACGAGTTGCACTTTGCCCATCATCAACACAAGACAGGGCTGTCACCAAGGGCAAGCTCCCCCATACAGGACCACAGTGAGAAAACAAACTCTCACCAAGGGACATCCCATGTGTCCtgctggtcttgaacactgttcTCCCAGCCCCACTCCCATGTCCTGGAATCTGCCAGCACTCAGACCAGGGTTTTCTGAGCTCACAACTTATTAATGGCTATGTCAACATTTACAGCAACACACTCCCTAGTGACCAGCTGTATTTCTATACGAGTCGAAGCACACCAGAGAGCCCATCTCACTGACCCAGGCACAGACAGGAGACTCTGGTTACCATCCACTTACTTTATGACGGGATTCTCGAACTGCTTGGCACACCTCCACTGCCGAATGCAGGACAAGCAGTATGTGTGGTTGCAGTTTGAGAGGATCCCAAACCTCCTCTCAGAGGCTGATGGCTTCTCATACACCACTTCCATGCAGATACTGCACACTTTGTCCTGACTTGCCTGAAAGGCAAAGGCCTTCTCCATGTCATGCTCAAATGTCGCCATGCACATCTGTCAGGAGAGAGACATCACTGGTTACTGCAGTCCACACACTGCCTGCTCCTCAACAGTGTCTATGGGAGGGATCTGTTGCAGGGAGAACACAGCATGCTCGCTAACAGTaccattccttcccttcatcAGCAGAATTTAGTTTGAAGCACATGACATTCAGTCCCACATCTCAGCCCTTCAGTGTCCTCTGCAGCTTCAGCAGTATCAAAAGGAATGGGCCCTAGTGCTTGTCATTCACCCCTTTCTGTATTTAAGTCATGGCACAGGTACTGCACCAGGAGATGCTTCACATCCCCTAAACCGGTTGCATCCAGGGTCCAGCACAGGTGCCACACTCAAGGTGTTACTCTGCTGATCCTTAAGGCCACACTCATTCACCATAGTAAACTACACCAGCTAGGAATTCATCTCTTATTACAGGCTTTCCTACAGCCCCTCTCTTCACAGTATCCAACAGGGACAGTCACTGCCAGTCCGCTCACACAGCACTACAAGGTGAGCTGGTGCTTACGCCTGTGTATGCTTAACTCTTACTTTACAAGAGACCCAGAACTTGACAAGTAAAGTAAATCTAAAGGACTTTAAATCACAACACAACAAGGACACAGACTAATTCTACGTTGGCATCAGCATTGTGGCTGCTGCATGTTCTCAATCCCATGTACCCCGCTGCTGCCAGAGCCGAGCCACGATGGCAGGACACTGCCAGGTTCCAGCAAGCTCTGGGGAGGAGCAAGctctccccagcagcatcagggACATCCAACCACCCAACAGCAGAGAGCTCTACCCCCTCAGGTCCTGCTCCAGGCTCAGGACAGACTCATCATTAAGTAACCACTGACGCTGCCTCAGCCTTGAGAACTCTTCCTGACCTCAATCTGGAAGCCAGGCAGGGATAAGAGAAGCTCCTTCAGCCCACCTTTACCTGACCAATTCCTCATGTGGCCCCTCCAGCTCGGCTCCAAACCCTCTGCACTCAGTTCAGTCGGTCTCTACCTGACCCTGCACTGACACCAGCCACAGCAAGGAGGAGACACCCGAGGAGCTGACTCAGAAGGTGAGCTCAGAACACACCAGCAGCCCACAAGTCCTCTCCCCCACCATACACAGCACCATGGAGATGTCACGTGAGCTGCAAAAGACATTGTCCTGAGGGAGCTCTTCCGTGTTCTGGGAGAAGGCTGCAGGCAAGTGTCCAATAAAGgatgaaatgggaaaagaagttGCTATAAGAGGATGTCTGCATCAGCATCACCAATTAAGCCCCAGATGCTTGAACAGAGCACCCTTAGCATCATTTTATAGCGAGATAACTCTTTGGACCAACAGGCTCCTGCAAAACACACCCTGGAGTCTTagagcaaacaaaccaaaccttgCAGTGAGCAAAGCAAATCCCACATGAATCTCAGGTCACTCTTACCATATCGTGagccttcctctgctcctggTTGAAGGGGTGGAGGACTTGCAGCCCACATATCTCACACACGTCCCCATGAATGTAGAGGCAGCGCTCTCCGAAGTGGCAGGCACCCGCTGCAGCATAGGGACACAACTGCTCTGCATCAGCACAGGAGCCTCCAGCCACCGGCTCCTCCAGCCCGCTGCAAATAGCTTCCAGGTAGGAATGGGGCTTCACTTCCACATTATCATTTTGGTCACTGCAGCACACCACATCTCCTGTGGCACTGGGTTTGTGCTTCTCTTCCGTCAAGCCACACAGATCTTAGGGGAGAGAAAGGTATGAGCCGTACGAGATACTCCACAGGAGGCTCCATGTACtccctttccaaacctaacctttctttttaagaaaaaagccCTTTTCTCTTCAAGCAAACCTCATCTCTGGCTCACAAACCACAGCAGCTGGCACAAGCTGCCTCCTGAAAAGGTCGACTTCAAGATGCCATCACTGAGAAGAGGCAGAAGTGGTGTGCAGGTGGCGGGGGCTCCCTGCCATCATGATGGGTGATGGAAGCATGATAGGTGCTTCCACGTTTGTGTTCCTGAGCGCTGGCACAACCTCCACCGAGCACGAGACAGGCACCATGGCCCTGCTTCTCAGCCTTTCAAACGCCCTCACATCGAGAGCAAAATGTGGTTTGTTGTGAACAAAACCCCCggctggtttgggttaaagggaccttaaagctcatccagctccaacctctgccatgggcaggacacctttcactagagcagcttgctccaagcccctgtgtccaacctggccttgagcactgccagggatggggcagccacaggccCCAGACAAAAAATCCCCCCAGACAAAAGCAACCCTTCAGGAACACCAGGTCAGAACCCAGCCGGCTGGAGAAAGCCATTACAGCACTGACAGGCAGAAGTGTTCCCAGGAACCAGGCCTCATCTGGGATTATGTCCATCTGCTCCTCTCAGCAAGCCTCAAGCAataaaaggagaagcagaacccagcaccctcacagagcgAGGACGAGCCCAGTACTGCTCCCACTCACTTCTGTCCCTCAGCACCAGTGTCTTCTTCTCCCTCTTGCCAGCCTCGTGCCGTTTGCTCCTGGTGACCGGGGTGCTGGGCTCAGGCGGATGCCGGGGGCCCTGCGGTGCTGccagtggggcagggggggcagcGGCTGCTGCTCCCCCCGGCGGAGGGAGCCGGGTGTGATCGTACCTGCCATGGAGAGACAGAGCAGTGAGAGCTGAACCTGTGTGACTGTACCTGCCCTATAGAGACAGGGCAGTGAGAGAGATGAATCTGGTGTGACTGTACCTGCCATGGAGAGACAGAGTGAGAGCTGAACCTGTGTGACTGTACCTGCCTAACAGCCTGGAACTGGTGTCAGGACAAACAAAACTGacctgaaaagctgcttttgtttttaaagggcTGTTCTGACAAGTCACCTGAACTGCTCAGCCACTTCGGAAGCCAGACTGAAAGGTTCCTCAGCCTCTAAAAGCAGATGGCTTCAAAAGCAGAGCTTTATTTCCCTCTCCAGAGACACCCAGCACAGCTGGAAGAACACTATTTATGTGCACGTTCAGTTCAGCCCTGTCACCTCTCTCCATACAGGCTTCTGGCACCTCTCACATCAAAGCTCCATGTGGGACCAGTGGCATTTTGTGATCTGGGTATCCCCTGCGAGCAGCGGCACTGGGACTTCGTGCTCTGCCAGcggagcacaggcagcaggagatgCCGCTAGGAAAGggctcagagcagctcaggacaaactcctgcagcagagcagggtcaTGGGGCAGTGAAGGGGCCGGTTCAGCAAAGCCAGGGACATACCCGAGCACTGATGGGAACAGAAATACCTCCGCATCTGCCTACAGCCCTGCACCTGGGCCTGCCTGTGCCCACAGACCTGCCCTGCACGTGAACCACCGCTGTGACCTCCAGCAACGCAGCTCGAGTACAACAGCGACCATCGCTAGGGTTCAGTCTGCATCCATCTCATCCCCATGAGGGGCAGCCCGCGGCAGGACCACACATGCAGTGCTGTaatggggctgctgcagtgacagcgctgccccacagcaccagctcctcaTCCACGACCCACATTTCTCCCCAGGCTAGGCTGTAACAACAGGAACTAACGAGGGGTATTTGCTAAAGCGTTTCTCGAGAAGTTTTAACCACCGGACCTCAGAAGTTTCAGCTTTCCACAGGGAGTGCACGGAAACCCCTGCGCTGCCCCACTGGCTGCGGTACTGCGAGGAAAAGCACGTATGGAATACACCGCTTCATTCCCTTTGCCATCCTGCCCCCCTCTCTGGTTCCTGCCGTTCCAAACTCACTGCCAGCAGCTGTTACAACCGGTTCTCCCCCCGCCGGTGCTGGGAAGGCGCCGGGTCCTACCTGCAGCGGGCTCCATAGGCGCACTGCCCCTTCTGGTAGTACTTGCAGATGGTGGAGGACTTGCTGCTGGAGAGATCGTGCGAGAACAGGCACTTGCTCCCCTCGCGGCACACTCCCTGCACGTAGTACCTGCGGGGAGCGCGGCGTCAGCGGGGGAACGGGGACCCGCGGCTTCCGGGCCCGCTCCGGCCCCAGGGCTCGGTCACACGTCCCGGCCCGCACGCGGGCCCCGCTCCCCACCCGCCTGGAGCGGAGCGCGCTCCGCTGCGCTGCCGGGCCCGCGCCGGGGGGGGCTCCGCGGCCCGTGCGCCGCTGGGCGCAGGCCTcgggcggggcgggcggcggcgctCACCTGCACGTCACCTGCTTCGTGCTCATCctgccccgctccgctccgccgGGCCGGAAAGGCGAAGGAAGGGCGGAGCCAAGAGGCCGCGGCACCGCCCCCCTCCCGGACGCTATTCAGCGGCGCACCACACCACCGAGGCGCGGCGGGGCTGGGCAGGCTAGAGCGACGCTCGGCCGTACCATAGAGGGGCGGCGGGGGAGGCGGAGCGGCGCCATGGCGGAGGCCGCCATTCTGCGGGTGGTGCACTGCGGGTCCGCCATCTTCTGCCGGCGCGCGCCGCCCCGCTGCCCCGCGTGCAGCCGCCCCCTGCCGAGCGGGCTGCAGGGCGCGCCCCTGCGCGTGCCCAGCCCCTTCCGGCACGGACACCGCCAGCAACGGAGCTTCCTGCTGCGGGCCGCGGCGCCGAGAGACGGCTTCCGGTACCGGGCGGGTCACGGGGAGCCGGCCCTGCGGGGAGCCGGGCGGGGGGAGAGACGGGTCCGGAaagggagacctgagagcagctccagtgcctaaaggggctgcaggaaacctggagaggggcttgggacaagggatgtagggacaggtcaaggggaatggcttgaacgtgccagaacaggggagactgagatgagctcttaggcagaagctcttccctgtgagggtgctggggccctggcacagggtgcccagagaagctgtggctgccccatccctggcagtgttcaaggccaggttggacacaggggcttggagcaatctgctccagtggaaggtgtccctgcctgtggcagggtttggaactgggtgagctttaaggtccctccaacccaaGCCAGGATGGGATCCCACGGTTCTCTGGTTCTTAGGCCCTGGCCCCTGCTCTGGGAAGGAGACTGTACCAGGGACAGGCGATGCTCACACCCACACTCACATCCTTGTGTCTTTCTTTCAGAGGCTATGATGGGAGCTCTGATCTTCACGTTGGAATAACCAATAGTACCGGTAAAAGTACTTTGTGATTGCCTTACAGACGACTGCCCTTGGGCATACCTTGTGTTTAGTCCACATGCCCAGCTCAGCCTTAACTCCTCCACGCCAGGTGATCCACATGGTGTGATGGTTATGTCAGAGCCATCGCTCTTGATACAGGAAACACAGTTTCTGCTATTTTCTAAACACCCCCTAATTAAACCCCCCCAGACTTTAACAAGCCACATTAAAAATCAGATCAGGTTCTCCCAGAGCAGGCCCGCTCTGCAAAACCTCACTTCAGATAGTTATTTCATATACACATGGCCTGATTTGGGGGCTTAGGAAAGAAGCTTGGTTGGCCTAAGTTCTTTTCAGTATCAGAAGACATCCAGAAAGACATTGTAAGATTAAGAACAGGTTTTGATTAAGGCAAGGACTGCATTTTCTATTCTCTAGCCTCAGAAAGCCACTGATAGGAAGTTGTGGAATACTCTGGGAAAGAATGGCCAGATGGAAAAGTAGCAGTAGGTTCCATAACTTAATACAGGAGGTGGGATGATGGCTCCCATTCTGCAGCACCTCCTGACAGTACTGCTTTGTACTTTCAGGAGTGGTGTATAATTATGATGAAGAGGGCATCCACAGAGATGAAACTGGATGGGAACAGTGCATCAGTATCCCACTGGTACAGCCGGACATGTTCGAGCTCCTTGAGCAGTGGGATAAGCTCCTAGAGGAATTTTCGGTGCGAGAGGCCTGGCTTCCTGACAGGTGTGCCGTGG includes:
- the MKRN2 gene encoding E3 ubiquitin-protein ligase makorin-2; its protein translation is MSTKQVTCRYYVQGVCREGSKCLFSHDLSSSKSSTICKYYQKGQCAYGARCRYDHTRLPPPGGAAAAAPPAPLAAPQGPRHPPEPSTPVTRSKRHEAGKREKKTLVLRDRNLCGLTEEKHKPSATGDVVCCSDQNDNVEVKPHSYLEAICSGLEEPVAGGSCADAEQLCPYAAAGACHFGERCLYIHGDVCEICGLQVLHPFNQEQRKAHDMMCMATFEHDMEKAFAFQASQDKVCSICMEVVYEKPSASERRFGILSNCNHTYCLSCIRQWRCAKQFENPVIKSCPECRVISEFVIPSTYWVEDQEKKNELIEAFKQGVGKKPCKYFEQGKGTCPFGGKCLYLHAYPDGTRAEPEKPRKQLSSEGTVRFFNSVRLWDFIEDRESRSVPSTDTDVAELGELFMHLSGGDEDSSTSQ
- the MKRN2OS gene encoding MKRN2 opposite strand protein, whose amino-acid sequence is MAEAAILRVVHCGSAIFCRRAPPRCPACSRPLPSGLQGAPLRVPSPFRHGHRQQRSFLLRAAAPRDGFRGYDGSSDLHVGITNSTGVVYNYDEEGIHRDETGWEQCISIPLVQPDMFELLEQWDKLLEEFSVREAWLPDRYDEKAHNCYTYALAFINSILTTLGKQQMSKSEFTEKFVISHTKKASRYITLHQELTAKEFYIVPLPEQEGRCSK